acatgaaatgaatgcctaaagagacattgattctgattcaattacatttaggaaacttttctagaaagcaaattcccttacataaaacggatacatgtacggcctcaccctcatattccaagaaacaacgtctgtctttttcttcatccgcatgtttgaggtaatctcgccaatagatGACATTGCTAGCTCCTTCttttgatcttggtcgcgatccatcatctgcccatcttcataaggctcgtcagcctcttggaacgtcgaaggctcttagacaatcgccttgaatcctcaggccacgaaacagggtcacgaactcttccatcacCCTTCTTgcgtttctcagaatatattcgggaagtcgtattatttttcactttatcaaggaattcgtattccatgacaagctttctaatttagtaatcgaacttgaatccatatctctttcctaagatgaaaatgcaatgcaatgcaatcataatcaaaacacaacaagaggggttagtacaaaacataagcaagcacagaaaacaaaaagtacctaatcaggtatatactaggggtttggagtggctctacctagggtgggctcctaaggtcTTCCATATgtggtttggctctaaagtaaggttacccgaaccagcagattcctcgatcctcacccattataggctcatatggactgagttcagttcaggggaatacatttccctatgaccatgcggagatgaaaatctcacgaagacataggtacggatgtatctcggaagcgattcactatcccatgcggaggtgaaaacctcacgaaggcgtagtttctcactcccacctaaaagggtgtgacccatggtcatgcaatgcaatgtgtaGAAATATCAAAAGgcttgaaccaaaaaaaaaataaacatattgaAGGCCACAAAAATGACAGACAAAATACAACGAAAGGATCGtacttttaaactaaattttcaatttttgacaaaaagacaaaaattaatcaactcaTGGCTTGACTCTCGTGtttgtccccagcggagtcgccaagctgttcacaccattttttggatgaaaaacggggtcgacttggattttgaaaaagaaaacgaaaatgggagtcgccactaatcttttttgatgaggtgtgatcgggtcacctcgaaaaatagttgtttttaataaacgatttaatttttattaaaacaacgcttttggtctacgaaattcagaaaaacgggttcgggagtcggttacgcacgaggaaggattagcaccctcgatacgcccaaaattggaacctagttgattacttaatgtcttggtgtcgaaaattgagaactttaaagaattaaaaaatacgatccttgaaTTAAAACGTTGTAAACTTTTAGGAAAAGGGGCATAtatcacgttaatcgagaaaaaacttcatatccagtaagttaggacacaatgtctcgaactCCCGATACGtgaatgaatgccaaaattttacttattcaaaagttattttattatctcgagTTTAGGAAAGGGATCCCTTGAagaagttaggacacgatcttttcttaattcccgagatcgtttaaaaacttaagtttgaaaagattcgtgtctttagatttattgtgaaaatcgaaacccaataagttagggtacgGCCTTCCCAAATCTAAACAcaagattttgcttattcaaaaatcgtaatttatgcattgaatgaaataatttaacaCGAAATGGTAGAAATAAGATACAATGTTAATATGCGTAACTAAAcaaatatgaatatgataatgtgagcaaaaataatacgagcaacaaCAAAAAGGacacaataaaaaaatcaattatacgtgaaatattaagtaaataaaaagaactaaagcatttcatgaaaataatgaggaacacataaacaaataaatatcaaatagaaaCGACAATAACAATACGAATAATAAGAAACAAAGTATTCATGTATgtatatcaatatatttaagtttattaaatataagggtatacataagtatgtatatatatgtatatatataaattatataaaaaaacacataagtatgtatatatattcataggaaaaatgtatatatatatatatatatatatatacatatgtatctaaattagaaaatatatgtaagtatatatgtataaatatgtatatataaagttatggaatacataaaatataaagacaaatacatatgtatatttataaaatataagaacgtatgtaattatatatattatgtgcatgtaaatttaaatatgtatatgtatacagaaatatataagaattatgaaatatatgtaagtatatatacatgcatataaaaataaaagtgtgcccatatatgtatatattataaaatatgtatatatatatatataacaaaatttaaaattaacaagaCACAAGTGAGTAAACaatgacaataatattaatgatgtaataatagtaaagataatagtaataaaagcaataatgataataaaaataattaattaaataataaaatgctaaaagcagactaaatcaaaataaaaataaaaataaaatatcaagattttgaaaataaaaaagactaaaaggactaaattgcaacacGCTACCAAACAGgagggaccaaaatggaaaataaaccaaaacccAAAACGCAAAGACCTTTgcaatggactaaattgaaacagaaataaaagcttgtggttaaattaaaaaacagaaaagaacgAAACAAGGGTCAAATTGCAACGCGTTGCAAAGTCTGAGGGACTGGGCGTgcaattataccatttaaagaaaacacgcggatcctccccccgggtcgggtcaccgcgcgggtcaagaGGGCctcaaaacggtgccgttttatgacttgtataaatataaaaaatgccCAAAAATTCCATTTTCATCACTTTTCTAAATAACAAAGAGAGCTTTCTCTCTCTCAGGCCCCCAAGGCCGGCCAAAATCCGGCCGCTTCCGATCATCGGGCCACCTTCCGTCGGCCACCATGCACGGTGGTCGGAGTTCCGAAAAATGGGTCCTTCCGACCTAAAATGATATCCCGAACCCCGATTTGAGccccaaaataccaaaaaacaATCTAAACTTAAGAAAAGGATGAGGAAACCTTCGTTCCCTTCAGATCTGGCTCCGAATACGGAGAGTCACCCTCCGACGACGCAGTCACGGGATGACTCCGGTGAGTTTCCctcctcctttttctttttttgtatttagaaacaaaataaataataataataataaaacaacgcAATCgctgaaattaaaagaaaatccgaatcactttcaaaactctttcccttttttatttcttgaatgtTTATCTGTTTTTTTGTTACAAAAATCGCCCCTGATTAtagtgataaaaaaaaactccccCTTACTTTACAATCTGTTTCGGCTTTATAAccgaaaaatgaaaagaaaaatatctttttttttcttgtgttgtCTGTTTCTGCTTTTATTGTTTGCGGTGTTAGAGACGTCTTGCAGTAGTGGTGACAGAGAGAGTGGAGCAGAGGGTAGGTGGTGAGGTTAGGCGCGCGCTAGAGGCGAGAGACTAGGGtttcatgttttgggcttagtGGGTGCTAGGGTTTTGATAATTGGGctgattgggtttgggttgtaattgggttaGTTTAGGTGGGTATTGGTGCGGGCCCGGGTAAATTTGGGCTTCTACACATATGAAAAGATGGaatgcaatatatataaaatgcatGTTGGGGTGaatatgaaaatcataaaaaatataaaaatgtacaTACGTTAATACACATATAAGTGTACAAGTGAAAagcaaaatttataataatttctaaaaacatgtatatgtaAAAagatatgaattataaaatgtaggcatatacgcatatatatatacatatttatttacaaaactatgaaaacataatatgcataaaatgtataaaatatgtgtatataagaattaaaatatgtatgtatatacatgtatctATTTAAAAATGTATAGGTATATGTATGGAACATAAAGTATGAGAAGGTTAAAAAGCTGAAACACTTtgtaaaaacaagtttaaaaatgTATGAATGCATGTGTTCATGAAAACtaaaaacatatatgtattaaataggCATGTAGATTAAAAATAGGCGTATATATGAATggaataataatagtaataataattttaataataacaataaataagacAAAAAAATGATATAGCATAGTtatgataaaaacaaaaaaaaatggatcaaattgaattaaaaatgagaaaatggggcgaattttgaataaactttaaaaaggaGAGACCCACGTGAACGCGCGCGTAATAACGGAGGACCAAGAGGGAAATTATCCCGTCCTTCCAAAACGCAGCGCGAcgggggactaaattgaaacggACATCGAATATGCGgccccaatttaaaaaaaactggtTTAATTGAAGCGCGTTGCAAAAGGGAGGGGTCAAATGCACAATTTCCCCTTTGAAGccaaacgcgcggatcctccccgtcgggtcgggtcaccgagCAGGTCGCACCTggctaaaacggcgccgttttgatcTGTTATTTAAAACAGATTTTTTCCTCTAAAACATCATTTGCAACagaaaagaggataaaaaaagaaaaaaataataaaaccagTGCCCCCttttgctctgctagggtttcgaccCTAGCATCCTTGCGCCGCCATTCAATTAGCCCTCTCACCAAAACTCCGATCACGACGGAGATGGCGGTGGCACGGCGTTTTCAGGTAAGTTTTCCTCCCTTTTTGTTatcttaaatgaaataaaatgaagaataaagaaaatattaaaaaaatgtaaataaaaacgATGGTTACTgcaaagaaaactaaaagaatcACCTTAAAAAACTCGTATTTTctgttctttattgattttttctctttttctctgtATTCTCTCGATACAATATCCGTCCCCCTTTTCAATGTACAGATTAGGCTTTTTTATAGCCTAAGAAAATACattagttttataatatttttctttgtggACTCTTAGTCCGTTCTTGCAGGTGTTCATGGAGAGTACGGCGCGCGTGGAGAGGGTTGGCTCCGAATCTTGCGGCGGCTGGAGACTGCTGGAGGCACATGCAGCTAGGGTTGCTACTGCTTCTGAATATTTGCTTTAGACTATGCTGAAATCGGGCTAGGGTAAAACCTAGGTTTTGGGCCAGTTAATGATATTTGGCTTGTAAAAATGGGCTCTTTATTTGGGTTTTTACTCTCTGTTTTGGTTCATTATTTTTTACACGTGGGCCCAGGCCGATTGGGCCTTATTACACTTGCTAATACTTTGAATGAATGCAAACCCATTTATGATATCAAAACTGTTTATAGTAGCATTTCTTAGAGGCTAGTTTGGAATGGATCAAAGAAATTGACTTCTCAATTTTAGTGAGATTAGATTGAATCGAATAAACTTGAAAGCATATGTTGAAGATTTAAGGCTTTCCCTAAGCTAATTGAAGATATTCAATATGCTTATTATATTGGTGATTTTATGAGAAAATTGCTTATAATAGATATACTATATTAGCAAGTTTGATTTCTTATAAATTGAGGAGACTTGTATAAGCGAGAGATTGATTGGAGATCACTTATTCATTTAGATTTAGGTGCAAAAGTGAGGCGTCTAATCTCATAAGTGTTAAAAATTGTAATCATTTGTTGTACGAGTTACTAATATAGTGAATTATCTTTCTAGACAAGCCTTTGCAAGCATAGGGAAATcaaactatataaatatatcGAGTGttcattgctttttttttttttttgggggttcATCATCAGTGTTTGAAGCTGCTATCACTACCCGTAAACACTGCTTCTGATACTACTTGTATTTGCCTACCAAAACTTGCCTCTTGACACATCTACTAATTTCCTAGTGTTGATATTTGAAGCCGGgcaaaaaagtttttaaaatatggaCTCCAAAATCAAATTGTAGTCTCAGactttaaccaaaatttagacaaaaaaaaatgcatttacaatcaaaccccCAACATTGGGTCCTAGTGGGCTTCAAAAATAGGTATAAGAACAATTTACAAAAGGCCTTAAACTGGAGCTAAAATGAGCCAAAACATGGGCTCTGAAATTGGACCAATATTGATTCAAGATTGGGTTGAGCACACAATTCACTAGAAATAATTGAGCTCAAAGGGGTGTAAAGACGATTGGATTTTCAGaaataaatttccaaatttaaaaGGGCTCAAAAGTACTCCTTTTCATGCATGGGTTAAGGACCAAATCCAAAAAGTTAGGCTCACTTGGGACCCAGAATTAGGTCTTCCAACTATTTcacccaaataaaaaatgtgtTGGCCTAATTCAACTTCCCTTCATATTTTACCCTTACATTTTGGTATAACAATTCTGGTCCCCAACATTTATAACCAAAcctttacattttaatttttacccaCGAGACCCTATTTCATGAACTCAAAGTTCAATCAATCTTTAAATAGAACAGCCCAGTACATACAACTTATTCTTTGTTGTGCATTTTCTATACCTAATTATCTTCGAccccttttttctattttaaaaacaagacTTTTATCAGATGATTTCTTGATTTGATCCATGAACGCTTCTACTGATATGATTTTTTGtgttaatgaaaatatgaatgaGCATGCAAATGATATTTGTAAACACAACTGACAATCTATGAGATGATTTTCCTgaattaataatatatcaaagCTTGCTATTTTGTGGTCCAAATTGGAAAAGGGTTCTTAATTATTCGCAGTGTTTGAGATGCTTTTTTGCATAGAAGACAAGCAATGCAATaggataaaaatatagtttcaaAGAGGGTAAGAGtctttttttgtcaatttgcaTCAATCaacacaacttttctatttctatattAAGTTTTCCACTTTAATCTCTATTATTGGGTTATCTTCACCAAAATCGCTTGTCTTTGGTGAATCCCTAATGTTATGTAgattcattttattcttttaacttttttttttcattttaaaatattcatgttttagttttagaacTTGTTGTCAGTATTTAGCCTTAATAGGCCTACAAAATACAAAAGATTAGTTATTGATTCGTTCTAGTAGATACCTTAAGAATTGAACTAAAACCGACCTGCCAGGGTACCAAAATCTGattaactatattttatttaaaattgcaaatgagattatgaaataaaattggaAGCCTAAGATGCTTTGTTGAAGACCTAAAAAGCCAAAATGAAACTATAGGCTTTATTAATTACTGTGGACATCTTTAGTTGGGTTGGGTTGGTGAGTGGCAGAGAGGGTCTCatcttttcaacattttaaaacataatcataTACTTAAGTCTTTATCAATCCTCAAATCCATCCTTAATAAGTAAGTGCCTTTCTcccctttttatattttctactttaattgtgttttgttaATTTCATAATTCCATATCCATACACTTAACCTAAATAAAATACCCTAACTAGTAGGACCAATGCATCTCTATTTCAGTAATTGCCAAACATTTTCCCCACacctaatatgcaattttttttttatattaccAAAAGTCTGATCAACgtttttattacaaaaaaaaagaagaagaaaattttgatttatgtcCTTacctcttataattatttttaaataaaatattggtcaTACCCACCTGGTGGATGGTGGTAATCAAAATTGGCAAAATTTGGCATGTTATTGCAACATCGCATAGTCTCCCATCGCTGTCCATACCGACATGACCTAACTATATGTCCATTGATGGGCAGATTTGCTATATTTCAATCACCAAAccaagtaattttaaaaaggatttaatttcctttcttttgggTCTCAATACTTATTACTTGAATTGGGcccaagaaaaacacaaaaataaagcTACTAAACTTTTGTGTTCCCAAATATTCTCAGTAATAACACATAAGAGGGCCCATACATTTGAGTAAATATGGATACTTATGCTTTGCTTTTTAATCCCCATCTTTGCCAATCAAACAAGATCGAAGAGTGAAAACATCAAATATAacatcaataaatatatttttaaaaattaaagtgaaCATATTGAAAACTATATTctcttagatttttttttattatatatatgaaacaaatgaaaagacAAACACACTATAATATAGTATTATAATATGTAGCTTGATTTTTTTAGGGTAAAGTGGGTGAGTtggggttttgtttttgaaacttttaacgatacttagttttattttatgactTTTGGATATCATTTCGTAAGATTTTAATGTCGTATTGAAGTGAATGAAAAAgcatattatttttgaaaataattttagataatattttaaattaattgtgGAAACAAAAGCATCCAAATATTATGGGTAGAGATAAGTGACTGAGTTTTAACCATACAGCTTTTTAACCCAACTAGATGTGACCTCATGTATAAAGTAATTAAGGGTGGGTTTTCAAATTTATGAGATTAGATGTAGGTAAAAGACAggagaaaattttataaaaagaagtAAAGGAGCTgtgttttaattgattttatctataagaagaaaattatatatagattGAGCAACCTCTTTGTCTCACCATTTTCCTAGTAGAAACCGAACAAGATACAAAAAATATCTTGATGCAGCAGcttcatctaaattaaacaaacaataaGTAATTCATTTCGATAAATAACATTAAACCACGTGGAAATGTTAGCATCAAATCCATGTCTTCTTCACAAATAACTTGTGTAAAGAAAAGAGGCATTGGCCATTACCAAATCCATCACGTGATGGTAAAAACAAAATTACGCAAACAAACGAGTAATGGGGGAAAGAGAAAGAGCACATGAAATCTTACTATTCAAGTCTTAAATTCGCACGCACATGTTGAATTAGAGTCATGAATGAAAAAGGTTAATGTATTTTCATACATACATCATGCAGGGCAATGGAGGTCAGATAACGTATATGCTGAAAACCTGTTACATGCAGTGTTTTCCCCCTACAGAATGACTCCGGTTTAGAGGTGACGGAAGAGACAATTGTTGCTGGCATCGTATCAAAGCACTGAGACAATGACTTTTAACATCAGTTTAGGGGCCACACAGTGTAAATTAGGCTTTGATCTatagatataaattttaaaggctATTCATTCCATTTTAAACCAATCATTGTTttgaattaaagaaaaaggttttaTCATCATTTTAGGGTTTTCCAAATTAGCTTAATggtaatatagtttttattctataattaatcataataaacaACTATAATGAGTTGTTAAGGAAGTTGGACAATCTTATCACAACGACCATTCTAGGGTTCACtagtgagaaaaagaaataaagaaaagcaatacaataatgataatgataataaatggTGTTTTGGGGTCTtattttataatcaaaatttaaaaacaataatagaGTAAAGGGATGTTATAAGCTAAGTTTATTAGcgatatatatacaaattaaatattatgttcTAATAAGGAAGGTGTTCATGCTATAAATATATAcactagggttagggttttgccACAACATTAGCAGACTATAGCTCTGCCTCTTTTTGTTTATATGTTAGTACTCgtaattttctctttatctttttttgatttaattccaCTTTCTTGGTCCCTTGGTAATTGATCATATTTGATAATTGTGGTTTCAGTTCTTCTCAGGGGATATAGCGACGCCAAAACGATGAAGCGAGTAGTACTGAAAAGGGTGGATCCACCAAGGCCCGTTACGACTGTGAGATATGTAGAGTGCCAAAAGAATCATGCGGCGGCTGCCGGAGGCCATATTGTCGATGGGTGCAGGGAGTTCATCCCCAGTGGAGCTGAAGGAACCGGTGCAGCCTTTACTTGTGCTGCTTGTGGTTGCCATAGGAATTTCCATAGAAGGGTTGAAAGTTAAGCTTGTTGGCCACTGTTCTTCGCCTCCATCTTCTAATGgagcataaaaataatatatttatatttcaaaccTCTTTCGTTACCTATATTTTGTGTTATATATGTTTCTTGGAGgaagggttttttttcttttttgatcttAGCTTCTTTATCTATCTCATAAAGAGgtcaaaaattaaagaaattgtgCTATGTTCTTGATGAAGGGgggatttttcttttgagttgcTACATTAGAATTTGATTGATGGGTGACCTAGCTTTGGGGAATTTCATGATATATTGAACTATATATGAAATCATGATAATATGGTTTCTGGTATAACAGATGAAGTAGCCTAAACTCTAGGTGCAAATCATGATACTTAAAGTGTTACTAAAGCTTACTTGATAGCTCTGAAGAACAATCAGCTAATTAAGTATAAGCTGATGATTTTCGCTAACTAGACTAGGAGAATATATTTCTATCAACTTTAGAgcatcttcttttcttttcttttttaatttttagttgtCTCTGCATACGAAATTTGCTATAATTGCGAGGTTACATGCTGCGTTATTTGGTTTGATGCATATGGTAATCTTGAAGCAAGGGGAATATTGTTGTTCCACTTAAGCATGGCTTCGTACtaatttgattatgttattattgttagtgcgaaatatcatataatttaatctGTTTGAGATAGTAtaaaaaatgtgttaaaaataaataaaggtattaaaataggtaaaatgtaGATTGTACCATCTCTTCTTTATATCAACATCGTACTATCTCTTTAACATGAGTTATGAATGAAACTATTGcttaatttgtttgtttatgaGCAGTAAATTTCCTTTCAAACTTGTGCATTTGCAAgtattttcacttaattgaactatgaaaataaaatgagtgGAACATTAGGGTTAAAGTAAGTTTTCGATATTTTTCAACCCTAATCAGACATCATGTAGATGATAATTATTGATGGTGAGTGGCAgtaaaagtattttaatttcGCCAAACCATGAGCAACATTATCTTGTGGTTGTGAGGGCAAAAATCCATGGAATAATTCCTAAATGTGGAAGTCTAATGTGTATGGTAATTAAGAATACTTTGTATTTAAGTTCAAAGGCCCACATATCTAATCACTAGTGGAATATTTCTTAATATGGTCTAATGTGGTGGTTGTTAGTGATGGGAAATTTTCTTAGTGATATGTACTTCAAAGGCAATTATAAAAAAGCTTAAACCATTCATTTGTGTTTTCTTGTAAATATACCACCACaacatgagagaaaataaaaaaggtctCACTCAAATAATGATGCTTCGGAAGGATTAGGGAAGTCTCACTTTGAGTTACtcaaagttcaaattttattatttgtattttttttattaatgagatCAAAAGCCATGTGAGAAAAAAGCTCTCAACATTATTAATCTAAAAGCTATACACACACCCCCAAATAAAAACAGTTGAGAACAACAATGCTAATCACCACAGATATCATCAAAACGTAATACAGAGTACAATAACAATGAAGAAGAATTACTCTCCCCTCCATGCCTCGCGACAATAAACCAAACTCTATTCAACATTCAACACCAGacaaaaatagagagaaaatatCTAGTTCATCACCATAGCAAACAAGAAGTCTTGCCCAAAATCAAGATCCCATCGCTTCATAATTCAAACTATCATATCCAATCATCAAAAGCACCCATCCTAAAAAAACGCGTTCACGAATAATATCCATCATGCAAACAACATATCGGATCTCTTGGTTCTATCGTTTGCTAATAAAAACCATGTAAGTTGtagtttcttttttgtattgtaTTCATTGAGTCTATAGCTATACGAATTATTTGtaattgcaaattttactcGTATGCTTCACCTCGTCaacttttgaatttgataaagaCGTCAGTGCTTCATGAAAGGGTTAAGAAGGATAATTTTCGTTTTATTAATGATAAGGTAAGGCGCAAGCTTAGTGGTTGGAATGCTAATCTACTGTCCTTTGCGGGTAGAGTAACCTTAGCAAATGCAGTTCTGTAAGCTATGCCATGCAGACAAATCTCTTTCCAGCTAGCATTTGCATGGTATTGAAAAGCTGATTTGAGATTTCATATGGGGCGGTAGTGGAACAAGGAAGCGAGTTTCTTTGGTATAGTGGGAGTCACTTTGCCAACCGAAAAGGAATGGAGGCTTGGGATTGCGAAAGATTACAAGTCAAAACAGATCTTTCCTTGTTAAACTTGGGCTCAACTATTGATAAATCCCAACACTTTTTAGGGTACAACTGCTTTGCAATAACTATCATGGTAGAGAAGAGACGGTATGAAACTGTAATTTCATGTCATCCTTATTTTtttgtatgaaactgtgattcaACATCAtccttatttcttttaaataggAGCATgataaatcagatttttcctcctgatttttagcatttttagttggatttaaatttttttaggaggaaaaaattgaaaaccaggaggaaaattttgatttgtcgTGCTCCTATTAAAAAGAGATAGGGATGACGTGAAATCATAGTTTCATACAATTTTTTCTCATACATGGTATGGGATGTTTATGAGTCTTTGGAGATAAGTGGTTGTATTAACGGTATTTTAGGTCTGCTAAAGGTATCTTAAAAGATATGGAGTCGTGATACTTATGAGCTTTTCTAGAGAAGTTCACAACATGGGTTTTAAGAAATATGAAGTCGTCGCCAATTTTTTGATTAGGTGTGATTGTTGATCTAAAAAcatctttttaataaaattttaaaattaaattaattttgctaaaaagataaattttttatctatgAAACAAAAATTGGGTTCCGGAGTATGGTTACACATGAGGAAtgtattagcaccctcataacgtcTATTAACAAAAACAATACCATTC
The sequence above is a segment of the Gossypium raimondii isolate GPD5lz chromosome 4, ASM2569854v1, whole genome shotgun sequence genome. Coding sequences within it:
- the LOC128040635 gene encoding mini zinc finger protein 2-like isoform X1, with the translated sequence MGYSDAKTMKRVVLKRVDPPRPVTTVRYVECQKNHAAAAGGHIVDGCREFIPSGAEGTGAAFTCAACGCHRNFHRRVES
- the LOC128040635 gene encoding mini zinc finger protein 2-like isoform X2, giving the protein MKRVVLKRVDPPRPVTTVRYVECQKNHAAAAGGHIVDGCREFIPSGAEGTGAAFTCAACGCHRNFHRRVES